The following DNA comes from Haemorhous mexicanus isolate bHaeMex1 chromosome 19, bHaeMex1.pri, whole genome shotgun sequence.
AAAAccctgaagcagcaggaggaggtgtTCAGAAATCTGGATGCACAGTATGAAATGGCCAGATCACAGACTCACACACAAAGAGGAATGGGATTGGGGTTCACATCTTCCATGCGAGGAATGGATGCAgtttgaaaaaatgaaaaaacaaagaaaaaaggctgTTTTGAAGTTTGAGACTGTGGAAGGTTCTTGTTCACATGTTGGGTCCTTGTTCACCAAAAAGCTAGCATTCTAGCTTGCATGGGTGTTGCATTGACTttaatttattgaaaaatacaattttttttgtaaatatcaGATTAGTGATACTGGTGTTAGTGTTGTAATCAGGTTATACCCACTTCCATTAAACTTGACAGAACTAGAGGAGGACAGTATTTTTTAGTTAAAGTTCTACTTTTCAAACCAAGCAGCAGATGGGAAGAACTCATACATGGATATTTCGTGTCCACTGTCTTGTGTACTTTTGTACTTTAACCTTGTACAGTTATTTTCAATTCTTGAAACATGAAAGAAACATTGTGTAGATGTTATTTAGCGGTCTGGGCCAATAGGCACATAATCCAGTGCAAAAAAACTGGTTAataataaagacattttttttctctaaggtCATATAGTAATTTGTCCTTTGGGCTGAACTCCCATAAACCatttaagagaaagaaaaacttaaGGAGGTTTTGCTTTGGTTCTTTGTAGTAGGATTTGCCTAAAATACTGCAGTGAGGGGCCTTGCTGCAGCTACCCTATTTCAAATACTTTTGTCACGCTGCTGCCGCTGCATCTCTTTCCACCGCTCACCCGTTctcaaaagaggaagaaaaattccaaaatcGGGAGCGATGCCGCTTTGGAGGCAGGAGCGCGTCCTCCATTGTGAATACGACAAACGCTCGGGCGCCTATTCAGCGGCGCGCCGCCTACACCTCCCAGCGTGCACCGCGTCTCCCAGGCATCTGACTCTGCTGTCCGCCGCCCCTATGCACGCTGGGAGTTGTAGTCCGCGGCATGCGTCGTCCCGCCCGCGCAGCGTTTCCCGCCGCCCTttgccccccgccccgcccttcCTGCGGCGGCCAAGATGGCGGCGGAGGTGGACTTCGGGGACCGCGAGCTCTTCGGGCAGCTGGAGGGCGAGCCCGGGCCGCCCTCGCCGCCCGCCCTGGAGGAGCCGGACCCGCTGCTGGAGCTCTACGAGCGGCTGCGCGACCGCGACGAGACGGTGCAGCGGCTGCGGGCGGAGAATATCCTGGCGGGAGAGGCAGGGCCCGCGCCGGGGCGGGGGAAGGCGGGCGCGCCGCTGCTGCCGTTTCCCTTCCGGGCCAGCCGGTCCCGGCCCTCAGGGGAGCTCCGGCTTCTCCCCGGGCTCTGTGGGAACGAACCCTCGGTCTCCGCCGGGTCCCAAGGGGgagagggctgagctgggcgGTGAgggagctcctggtgctcccaggCTTCCTCAGAGCACGTTTTCCATTGAAACTTTTATCCCCAGAGCGGCCGGGCCCGCCTCGGCCCCGGGAGGCGGGGCCGGCTGTTGAAACGGCTGTCACAGAATCCCTGCGTTCCACCTTTTAACTCAGCGGCAGATAATTGCAAATAGTTGAATTGTGATCGGTTCCCTAAAGGGTTTCTGGGTTTGCCACTGCAGCAGAGTGGAATCTGAAATGCGTTATGATTTATTTCCCATTTACAAGTACATGTGTACTACCGTTACCTTTCTTTTTATGGTGATcccagatattttaaaaataacatattaTAAATCTGTTAGTATAATCATTGCATGTAATGAATGATACTATTTGGATTGTCATAGCTAGTCctctttttatttgtgtttttttttttcttttttccaatttattGTGTTTGTCCAGCAACAGGTGGATTTTTAAATAATCCCCTGTGCAGTGAAAGGGAAGGACTGAAACCCTGTTTGTTGTTCTGTGAAATTTTTGCTTGGTGTTTTCTTGCTTGCTTTGGGTGTGGGTTTGTGTCTTCCAAAGAAAATCATAGTCCTTAACAATAAGTTAACATCAGGAACTTAAAAGGAAGCTGAGAATTCTGACTCGTCCTAGGTATGTTAATGCTGACTTGAAACATTGTATGAATTGTATAGagagaatatatttatttatgttgtATATGTAAGTAGAGTTTATCTAAGATAAAAGCTGTCAGTGGTAACAATCTGCCACATCACCAATCCCTGCTGAGGTGCTGGGCTTCTAAAATGCTATTCCAGTTCCTGAAAAGTCTTTTGGAGTTGAATAGCAGGATCTCAGTTGGTGTTGCTgtaacttttatttatttattttatttatttgtgtgtaTCTGTTTAATGCAGCTCACTTGGTCTTCAGGGAAGCAGTTTTAATGTATAAGTTCAGCAGTGAGgcaaaattacatttaaatggTTGAATGAATCTTAGTTAGAAGATTGTGTAAGTTTATTGAAATTATAATAGCAGGAAGAGAATTCTGttaatacaaaattaaatatttctgtagtttggtggtgttttgttCTCCTTCCACCTCATACCAACCTGCTTTGCTCAAGAGCATAATTTCTGTTTAGGAGGACTTTAAACCACAGATTTTGTATTGACCAAACCTTCCTCCCTCTGTGGGGTCCAGCCTGAGCTGTGATAAAACTGGTGGGAGAAATTTACTGTACCCATTGTCTGTGTTCTTTGCTGTTCTAGTGGAATCTCCGTGGAAAACCCCAAAGTTGATGGACCTCTCTTGCAGATTTTATTTATGAACAATGTCATTACTAAGTAAGTATGAAAACACAATCCTGACAGGAAATTGGggctttttgtgtttgtttggatCTAACAGTGCTGTGCCCAGATTGTGGATGGGGATTTTATTGAATAACATAAACTGTTGAAAGCTTGGAGTGGAGAAAGGATAATGGGCAGTGTGACAGGAGTTCTGTTCATCAGCAATATCTGCTTTTACCATGAAATGAAGGGTGACTCCCAGGAACTTGGAGAGAATCTGAAGAGCAGCTTGAATTGCAGAAATGTTGTGGGTAAAACAGGAGAAATTAATCTTTCCCTGCCTCTGGGTTGATTTTTTGCCATGCCCTGGTGCTCTCAAATATCAGATTGCATTTGTGTTCGTGGGGGTTGAGAGAAGGGCAAAAAAGAAttggatttttcccttttctgaggTATTTAGTAAATGCTAAGTGCTTAAGAAAAGAGATATCTGCTCTTTGTTTCAGCCTTGGTCACGTCTTCATCTCTCTCTACTTTTATTTCAGGCGGTATCATCAAGAAATTGAAGATTTTATTTATAGTTTAGTTCAAAAATatgaagagcagaagaaaactgAACAAGAAAAATCACACTTGAATGCTAAGCCACAGGTACTTCAAAACTGAAATTGTTACAGAATGTTTCTTCTCCACCTCTGTAATGAGAATATTGAAATATTGCACTGTTAAACAGTGACAAAAATCAAATCTAGTAGATGTCAAACAAATGTTTTACAACTGTTTGTTccaaaaaacagagagagagcaAAGATTTTCTGCCCATGAAAATGCTTCTTGAAAATCATCCCTAGTGaaatttcagtgaaagaaaattgTTAAGTTGGTTTAAATAATTAAGAAGAAAGGTTAATGTGTCTTCTTCTGATAGTGTTTGGCCCAACTCCAAGTATATATAAGAAAACAGATGAACAACAGAATCTGAAAATTTACACTTTCTCCTCCTGGTTTAAAATTTTGATTCTTAACTCAGCATTCACTTTGAGTGAAAGGATGGAATGgcacatctctctctctctttcccttttttgatgagaatgaaaatgtaattatgTAGTGTATTTCTCATAAAGAAAGCCTTAGAAAGGAGCTGTGTCATGCTTCATGACTGATGTGGACatctccatcctgctgctggtgaaAGGACAAAAGCTGAACCCCAGTTCTGTGCCCTTTACATCACTAATTCAGGTTGATTTaagtgaattatttttatttttgcatttcctgTCAGCCCTCCAGTGTTGTTTTGGAAGAGGACTGTAAAGGAACCAGCTCATCAAGTTCTGCTAAAAAAGTGAAAGAAGCTTTTAGTGTAAGTTTTTGACTGTGCTCTTCCATGGTAGGTCTGACTCTTCATTCTCCACATTCACTGTACACTGCCATTAAAATAAGATCTCTTAACTGCTGTTATTACActgataaattaaatttaaattcagCATGTTTGGGCTACatcagtgcaaaaaaaaaagggcttgtATTAATTGTAAATTCTTACAGAATGGGGGAATAAAAACCTGGAAGTATTTCAGGCAGTGTAAATTTATAGAAATGCTACCAATCTCACCTAAATACTGACACATTTCTGACAATTCTCtgactttttttctgcaggTTGTAGGAAGTGTTCTGTATTTTACCAATTTTTGTCTTGATAAACTGGGACAGCCTATTTTAAATGAGAATCCACAGCTGACAGAAGGATGGGAAATACCTAAGTATCCTGTTTGCTAAaacacctttcttttttccatgtgtGAAATCCAAAGAATTCCAGTGGGTAAATTAAACTCAAATTCTCTTCAgtgaattttttgtttctagCAAAACCATACCAGTCATTAGAGATGGGATGATTTAATGGGTCAATAATGGcttttttattcaaaacaaataagTGTTTTGATATAATTGACTTGCTGATTGCTATCCTGAGAGTGAATGCTTTATCCCCATAAATACATCTTGTGAATTTAGGGATTTCCTTGGCCAGTCCCTAATCAGGTTTGGAGTGACAGCTCACTGCAGATTGAATAAGTATTCTCCCTCCATAAAATCCACTCTTTGGGAGGAGAAAATGGTTTGGGAAACTCAGACGTGCtgtgaaatgcttttttccaaATGTGGGAGCTAGAGGGGAAgtcttttattaaaatttaattatggTATGCTCTTAACATGCATCCATTTTAAAATTGGTTCCTTATTGTTTATTAAAGCCAATGTTGGAAAAGTGAAATTGAGGGAAATGATGAAGAAACTGGGAAATGTTGAAAAGTTTTTTAATATCTATGTCTTCCTTGATAAAAGAAATTGGACAAGAAATTTCTCAAGTAACATCATCCCCCCTGGCTTCCAGTATTGCTTCTGTCCTGGAAAGACCCAGGACAAGAAGCAGTTTCAGAGTTCATTTCTGCAGTATCCAGTTCTTCAGCTTGTAATCAAGGTCATGTCAGTGTTAGAGAATATTTGTATATGAACATAAATTGCAAATTTACAATCTCCCAACCTCTGGGTGAAGGGAGTGGATGCCCAGTGGGAATTTCTGCTTAAATGCCAAGTTAAGTGTGGCTGAAGTGATTCTGAGTGAAATGGTTCATTAGGCACTGGCTTCCAAACCACCAAAGTCCTGCTCTCAGTGAACCTGTCATTTTGAAACTCTGTCAAAATGTGGTTTAATAAGATTACTGTGAAACATTTCAGAATTATTATCTGGAAATTTCTACCTGTAAACAAGAGTGTTATAGTTTTAGCAAGTGCTGATAAAGTATTGGTTAGAAATTTGTAGGAGGAAAGAGCATAAGCTCATCTTAGCAAATGCTTTATGGTAGAAACCATTTTATAGTTTATACTCAGGACTTCATATCAAGGACCCATTTCTAACTTAATGCAGATGAGTCAGTGTTCTGTTCAAAGCACTATTAAGTGTTCATTggtattttaaacaaaattgaaattttGCTTCATTCAGTAGCAGTTCCTTATTGAAATCTAAAGATATCAGCAAGTTTTCAGCCAGATTCTCTCCCTAGATGGACAAGAAATACAAGTAAAACCCAAAAGGTTTGTATTATTCTTAAATGTAAAGTTTTGAGCTGAAAAGTTCAGATGCACTCTGTGATTATTGCCCAGTTAATAAACCCTTGGACATTCTTGagcaatatttaaatttaaattaaataagcCAGAGCTGAGCGTTGCAGTCAGTGaatctttctttttattgaGTTTCTTTAGGAAGGGCCAAAAATCAGTGTGTCAGAACTTCCTGAATTTTTATACTTAGTTCTTCTGTTTCTTGTCTTTTTAGTGCTTGGTTTGTCATCCTTGCACTGCTGTTGTGTCATGGTTACTGTTCTGTAGAACAGCTCCTGTCTGACTTATTTGATAGATTTTTAAGACAGACTGATCTGAGTTGATGGTGTAGTTTTTATGGGAGGTCAGAAGTGAATCAAATTCAGTTTCCAGCTGGAGTTACCTTGGACTTGTGCCACACTTTTTGTCTCCACTTCTGGTTCCCATCCTAATTCCGTAAAAATTAAagttcagaaaataaatcttcctCTAAAGTCTTGCTATTTCACCCCAGTAATATTGCAAATGTTTCTTGCCATGGTGTGAATTTACAAGGGAGATTAAAGTTGAAGCCAGCTGCAATTCCATTCCAGGTTTTCAGTGCAGTTTCACAAAATGAATTACTTGAAACTGTGGGCCAGGACTTTTCAAAGAAATGGTTGTGCTCTGCTGTTTGTTTCTACTGATTCCCAGTATTGTGGAAGGGATCAGACCTCTGATGATACCATTTCCTAtttcctctgccctttcctcATTTCCCATGTTCTCCTTAGCACTGTGAAATCAGCAATattctttatttaaatattgatATAAGTTTAAAAGAGGGAGAAGACAGCACATGACATCATTGCTTTTGATTTTGTCTTTCTCAAGTCTAAACCTTAAAATCTGTcaagaatgaaaacaattagGAGTATTTAACATTGCTGAGTTGTTTTCAGGTTTAATTTGTTGTGCATTTTTCAAGCAGGCCCAAACCTCATTGTTTCAATTGTGGTTCTGAAGACCATCAGATGAAGGACTGCCCAAAGGTAAAGTCACCAGTATTCCAAAGACTGCTGCTCTCCAAGCTTTGTGTTGGGTGAAGGAGTGCATCAGTTGTGAGTTGTCCAACTCTAAACTTCCCAATTGTGTTATCTTTAAGCCACGAAATGCAGCTCGTATAaatgagaagagaaaggagTTTTTGGAAGCTTGTGGTGATTCGAGCAATCAGAGTTATCAGCAGCGTTACCATGCAGAAGAAGTAGAAGAGAGGTTTGGAAAATTTAAGCCAGGAGTAATTAGGtatctcttttctttccatttgcttttctgGAATACCTCTTCTGCCTTTGGAGTGCCAGATTTTAATTGCTAGAGTTTATTAAGTCCACCTGCTGCTCTTAACTATGAGTGTATTATGTTAGAATTTGCTGAAtagaatttaaataatttgtaGAGCTATCTTTCAAATGAAAACTCACTGCTGGCTTGACAGTCCTACCCTTTCTCTAATGTAGGGTGATAAATATTACTCTCTGACTTCTCAAATTGTATTATGTTCCTACTAAAAATGTATTCAAAAGTCTGCAAATTGTGAGCTTCGAGTGTCCCTTCCTCTCTATTCAAAATGTTCAGAGAAACCATAGTATTGTGTGGCAGTCTCCAAAAAAATCACCAGTAAGTTCAGTGTCAAGGTCCACCCTTCCTGTTGATAGCTGCAGTCAAGGCCCTGAGTCAGAAGCAGTAGGTCAAGTGTGTTATTCTTGGTGTAGAATTAAATCTAATAAAGTGTTTATGCACATCAGCAAGGCAAAAAGTTCTATTTAATATCAGAGCTGATTTTCATTTATATCTGGGGTGGAAATGCAACACACTTTGAGCTACAACTCAGTGAAAACTCCCCAAAACATTCTTAACCTTTTTGCCACCAACTGAGGGATTTTTCTGGAtgacattttgttttctctttgtttccttGGCTCAGTGGGGTCCTTCAGGATGCCCTTGGTGTGACAGACAAGAGCTTGCCCCCGTTCATTTACCGCATGCGGCAGCTGGGCTACCCCCCGGGCTGGCTCAAGGAGGCCGAGATGGAGCactcagggctggctctgtaTGATGGCAAAGGTGAGCACTCTGGGGCTGGGATGCAGCTTTACTAAgaggctctgtgctggctgcatcCTCCTCAGGAGATAATAAAGCTACTGGTTTGTAAACCTTCATCTTCCTCGTGGAAAAGATGCAAATGAAGTTGTTTTATTCGTGTAAAAATGTGCCTTTTATCAGctgtgtcctggttcagggcaaattttggagagaacccccaaaggtGCTCCCCCCttcactctctggaacaagtcttaaaggtgcaaaactgattattcagcataaacagaacgAGGTGATTgaggataaaagcatcatatagtcaacctaggacatgCTGTGATgtaacagcaaaacaaaacaaattccatGCTGGTTGTGTTGCAGAGATGGGAAACTGTCAGTGGGATTTCACTGTTAGAACCTGGAGTTGTGTGAAACTGCAAGACTTGCAAATCTCTTCTTGTccaatttcctttccctttttctctttacttttcaTGGAAGAAGCCATAGCCCTCAATAAATTACTTTTACACAGAACAAAACCAccaacaagcaaacaaaacatttcttgGAACCCACCTTAAGTAACTTACCAGCTTTTTGCTCATGACCATTATTTATGCTGCATCTCACAACAGTCCTGATGCCCAGTTCTGAGGGTGGCAATGGTACATGAAGAGCAGTTGTGTAGGAATACCCAGTTAGGTTTCTGGGGAGGTTTCTTGCCTGTATCTGATGGATTTGGTCACTGTTCCTGCCTCTCTGTATTTCAAACCCTTCTATCAATACTTCCATTCCAAACTCCTGTTCTTAAAtcctgtggatttttttcagtggtgTTCTTAATTAACATCAGTAATAATTATATTCCATTATAGGTGAAGTTGAAGCAGAAGATGagggctctccccagcccaaACGTATCACCTATGATGTGTCCAAGTTGGTAAATTACCCAGGCTTTAATATATCCACTCCCAGTGGGATCCCAGATGTAAGTAGCTGTTCTCTGTCTTCTAAGCAATGTGCTGAGTGACAGGAACTGCTTTTAGCCAAGAGTTCATGTTTTGTATCTGCAGCTGACAATTCCCTTCTAAGAGTCTCTTCTTTTTAAGCCCTTGCTTTGGGGCTGGGGATTGTAATTAATGTGACAACTGATAACTTGTCATGGTTCTTGTGCTGGGGTCTGGCAGTGCTTCTGTGTGAATTATTGCCATTATGAGATCAATAGTTTAAACACAGAACTTCACACAtgaatggctttttttttccttacatgtAAATTTTCTGAATGTCTTCAATATGAAAATCACTGTGGCTGTTTCCATAATTATAATTTTGATCACGAAAAAATACATCAGACCAGTGCACAACTTCTGCAAAGCTCTGTAACAGCTGGAATTAAAGAAGTCATAGCAGAAGAGCCACATGGTGGGTGCCCTCTTAAGCACAGAGCACACAAGAAatctcctgtgggtgctgcacTTTCAtcctcaaaagcattttaacctCCTGTCAGT
Coding sequences within:
- the ZCCHC8 gene encoding zinc finger CCHC domain-containing protein 8 isoform X1, producing MAAEVDFGDRELFGQLEGEPGPPSPPALEEPDPLLELYERLRDRDETVQRLRAENQELKRKLRILTRPSGISVENPKVDGPLLQILFMNNVITKRYHQEIEDFIYSLVQKYEEQKKTEQEKSHLNAKPQPSSVVLEEDCKGTSSSSSAKKVKEAFSVVGSVLYFTNFCLDKLGQPILNENPQLTEGWEIPKYQQVFSQILSLDGQEIQVKPKSRPKPHCFNCGSEDHQMKDCPKPRNAARINEKRKEFLEACGDSSNQSYQQRYHAEEVEERFGKFKPGVISGVLQDALGVTDKSLPPFIYRMRQLGYPPGWLKEAEMEHSGLALYDGKGEVEAEDEGSPQPKRITYDVSKLVNYPGFNISTPSGIPDEWQMFGSIPMQPSQQKDVFAHYLSNYQEPSPKSSSKRSAPQSKSRHSKRAREDSSEAAAADMDLDSDLEGAQRSQTPNNFQFQPPLPPGSPSMSTPPPVPRGTPPLTPPQPSTPSHSPLPRTAPAPNSASNSPQPRIVDSVMDEDTLTLEELEEQQRLIWAALEQAESTNSDSDIPVDTPLTWNSLTSSPARNEADLVAEVRSPEKVISVETEFSDISEQIPENEHSPTSPNLEDSLLDLKENPDNAVSEGLLDDTLPAANPEVNEGENTGGNKVPTSTGSSVKKSGLVPDMSKFAAGITPFEFENMAESTGVYLRIRSLLKNSPRNQQKKKT
- the ZCCHC8 gene encoding zinc finger CCHC domain-containing protein 8 isoform X2, whose product is MAAEVDFGDRELFGQLEGEPGPPSPPALEEPDPLLELYERLRDRDETVQRLRAENQELKRKLRILTRPSGISVENPKVDGPLLQILFMNNVITKRYHQEIEDFIYSLVQKYEEQKKTEQEKSHLNAKPQPSSVVLEEDCKGTSSSSSAKKVKEAFSVVGSVLYFTNFCLDKLGQPILNENPQLTEGWEIPKYQQVFSQILSLDGQEIQVKPKRPKPHCFNCGSEDHQMKDCPKPRNAARINEKRKEFLEACGDSSNQSYQQRYHAEEVEERFGKFKPGVISGVLQDALGVTDKSLPPFIYRMRQLGYPPGWLKEAEMEHSGLALYDGKGEVEAEDEGSPQPKRITYDVSKLVNYPGFNISTPSGIPDEWQMFGSIPMQPSQQKDVFAHYLSNYQEPSPKSSSKRSAPQSKSRHSKRAREDSSEAAAADMDLDSDLEGAQRSQTPNNFQFQPPLPPGSPSMSTPPPVPRGTPPLTPPQPSTPSHSPLPRTAPAPNSASNSPQPRIVDSVMDEDTLTLEELEEQQRLIWAALEQAESTNSDSDIPVDTPLTWNSLTSSPARNEADLVAEVRSPEKVISVETEFSDISEQIPENEHSPTSPNLEDSLLDLKENPDNAVSEGLLDDTLPAANPEVNEGENTGGNKVPTSTGSSVKKSGLVPDMSKFAAGITPFEFENMAESTGVYLRIRSLLKNSPRNQQKKKT